GACGGCTCGACGTACCGCAAACCAATCTCACCGAGGCAGTACGCATGGTATAACGGCGTGAAAGACGACGAGCGCGAAGATGTAGGCCTGACAATAGCGGCCACGATGTTCTCCGAGGAGATACTGACCGAATATCTCATACGCTATCCTATACACAACCATCAAGAGAGGATAAAGGGCATGGCAGTTGTCAAACATAGAAACGGCAACTATTGCCTCCGCGCTGCCTTGACTGACGGCTATATACCTTTGATCGAATTAACTTCGGAGGAGGAAGCCAAGTTCCGCTCTCTACATGCCGATGAACAAGCAAGACAAGACTTCCTGATGTCAATAGCCATGCTGCATCTTACTCGAAGGGATGCCGAGGCGGTTAAAGACAGGATAAAACAGAATACCCAATCCAAAGCCGGAGTCCGTATTTTCCCTTCCCGTCCACAGGACTACTCCCCGGAAATCTCGCAAGTGTTCACATTCAATCTTGCCAACGCACTATCTTCCCTCAATGTCAGTTCCGGCTCATCCGGCTACAAGCGCGAGCACGAAGTCGGCAACCGTTCCCGCTACGATGACATCGACGACCGTCAGTCCGGCACCCGACTTACAATGTAAGAATGAAGTAGTGACTATCTCAGCGCACCACGCCGATAGTCACTATTATTTTGCAGAGAATTTAATGTAGAATTTAATTGGGTTTAGAATTAAACGCTACTTTTTAATACAGTTTAATCAAGCCGATTTATCGTGGTTTATAGCGATTTAGATAGTGACTATTATAGTGACTACGCCCTGTAGTGACTAAAAGAAAAATCGCCAACTCTGTGAGAATTAGCGATTTAATCTTTGCTTGGGTGGTGCCACCAGGAATCGAACCGGGGACACAAGGATTTTCAGTCCTTTGCTCTACCAACTGAGCTATGGCACCTTGTTTTTTTCTTTTTGCACTGCAAAGGTAGGGCGTTTTTTTGGATTGTGCAAATTTTTTGATGATTATTTTTGATAAATTTTGTGTAATTATTCTCGTACTACCATTAATATATTGATATACAGGTATATTTGTTCTTAGCCGTTTTCGACTATATTTTCGGCTGAATTGGTATTGCAGTGTTTTGCCTACAACTGATTCGCATTATATCACATTCAAGAAATCTTGATCCTGTCTGTAATATTGGGTTATAATCCGCAATGAAAAATGGAGTTGTTTTCATTATCTCCGCCATACATATAAAGACTTCTGAAGATCTTGTTGTTTCAAAACCATTTTAGACACATACTGATTATGGCTCAAATTTCATATTATATAGCTTTGCATACTCTCTGATTTTATCTTTATTGGCGAAATATGAATCGTCCAACGGCAGAATTGCTACATCATATTCACTTTTCCCCTCTCCATTGTCATAATCACCATATATAATGATCGCTCCGATAGAATCCAAGGGTACAATTGATTTAGGCGACACAAACTTATATCGTCGCTTCTCTGTTTCCAGTAAGCCGTTCTTTTCATATAAGATAGCGGAGTCAAAGCCGATTATCGATGCAGGCTTCTTCATTATATATCTGTCGGTCTCACAATATACAGAGTCGAAAGTCAGGCATGCAACTAACACTCCAATCACAGAGAATAATCCCCAACAAAAAGCGTATAGTTTAGTAATTACATTAAGGATGTATGCGTGAAAATGCATGAAATAGAGAGAAATGCCAGATAAAGCAACACCCTCAAATAGGATATAGCCCAATCGCCAACGTAACTGTAATCCATTCATCGTGATATAGACAATCAGCAACAAACCTATTACATGGAAAACTGTCAATAATATTTTCTGCCAAGATCTCATCATCGAACAATATCGTAGTCAAATAAATTTTTGACTGTCAATATATATATATAACGCTGATAAATGTACCTTAAGTATGCTGATAACAAAAATATGTCAATATCGCTTATCAGACCATTGAGTATGTGTCGGCAGAAATTTTTATATTTATTGATGCAATATTTAAGGCATGGATATATCTATATATAATATATTGCATAAAATGGATATAGAGGCTATTGTAAAGGATTGCCAGAATGGCAACAGGGACGCATTTGGAACCCTTTATCAGATTTTCTCACTTCCAATGATGGGGGTGATAGGCTATTATGTCCATAATAAAGACATTGCACAGGATATTCTTCATGATGGGTTTATTGTTGCATTCACTTCGATTGTGACACTTAAAGACGCAACCAAAATAGAATCATGGCTAACAACCATAATGAAGAATTTATCTCTCCAATATCTCAGAAAAGAATCAGAACATGCCTCCATCCAAATATCAGATACGGACATACCGGAGCGATTATCTGAACAAAATTATGAAACGGATTTATCATGGCCGCAGCTTGAATCTATAATACAAAGATTGCCCGATGGATATAGAACGGTATTCAGGCTGAATGTTCTACAAGGATTGTCCCATAAAGAGATTGCCGAATTGCTCGGCATATCTCATTTGACATCCGCCTCACAATTGTATCATGCGAAAGTGATGCTCCGTAAGATGATTTCCCAGTACAGGGCGGAGATGGGTGTTACTTCTATACTGATCCTCACAACACTTGTCATATATAATTCGTTGTTCCGACGCAACATTCAAGAAGATGCCATATCATCTGCCGGCAACACATTGCTGGGGCATACTTCTGTCACTGAATCTATAAAGAGCGATTCTAATGCGATTATGAACGACAACAGGATTGTTGCTTCCACGGTTTCATCCTTGCATAATCATACGCATAATAAACTTGTTGAAGAAAAAGACACAATCGAGTTGAAGGTGGATACAAATGTTGTTGATTTTGGTAACAACACACCATCCGACTCCACTGCCAAGACAATTGTAATTCCGGATAATGACCGTCTTATAGCTAAAATCAGGCAAAGCCAGTTGATCCAGCCGGCTGACAATGATGGTTGGACATTCTCATTGGCATATTCAGGAACTACCGGACAGAATAACCGGTCAAAAAACAAAGTCCCTGACATCTCATCTGATGTTACTGATCAAGATATCGAGGAGAATCGGAAAGTAAAGCACTATGTCCCGGTTAGTGTCGGTATCTCTGTAGGCCGACGGCTTTCTCCTAAATGGAGTATTGAAAGCGGTTTAAGATACACATATCTTAGGACAGATATATTTACGGAGAATAAATATCACCATTCTGAATCAACCAATAAAATCCATTATTTAGGTGTCCCTTTGAAATTCAACTACAATATATTCCAGGCTAATAGACTGTCGATCTATGGTCAATCAGGCATTGTTCTGGATATCCCTGTCAACGGAAAGTCATACACCAGTCATTACAACTACAATGCTGACTCACCCATCTTTGACACCTCCCGCCTCTCGGTGCCTCTGCAATGGTCAGTAGAAGGAGGAATAGGTATCGAGTGCCAGTTCACACCGTCAATAAGCATATACGCAGAGCCCTCTATAAATTATTATTTCAGAACAGAGCCAGAGATAAACACCATACGACAAGACAAGCCGTTTGAGTTCACACTCCCGATCGGTATCAGAATGACGTGGTAAAACAAATCTGATAATCAGAGAGGCTCTATATTAAGTCATAACAATTCTGTTTCCTCTTCGTGCAATATCGGGTAAGTTTATTCATCTATAAGATGACTAAACTCCAATATAATGCAGAAGAGACATATCGACAGACTTCAATATTTCCGGGAACTTGCGCAGACGAGTGAACGGTACTTCATGCCCTATATCAAGGATTTCCTGGATATGGCGGGCCCCATATCCATACTTGAGGTCGGATGTGGCGATGGCGGAAATCTGCTTCATTTCGCAAAAAGAGGCTATGAGGTTGTCGGAGTTGACATCTCTGCAAACAGGATAAATGACGCAAAATCATTCTTTGAACAAGAGAATGCAAATGCAAAATTCATTTGTTCCGATATATTAAAACTCAACGGATACAAAAGCTATTTTGATTTGGTTATTTGCCATGATGTTATTGAACATATAGGCAATAAACAGGAGATGCTTTCAAGGATAGAATGCTTCTTAAAGCCCAAAGGGCTTCTGTTTATTGGATTTCCAGCATG
The nucleotide sequence above comes from Duncaniella freteri. Encoded proteins:
- a CDS encoding class I SAM-dependent methyltransferase encodes the protein MQKRHIDRLQYFRELAQTSERYFMPYIKDFLDMAGPISILEVGCGDGGNLLHFAKRGYEVVGVDISANRINDAKSFFEQENANAKFICSDILKLNGYKSYFDLVICHDVIEHIGNKQEMLSRIECFLKPKGLLFIGFPAWQMPFGGHQQICHSKLLSITPFFHMLPQCLYKYILSLGGENVECINELLSIKSTKITIELFEKIVAQTSFDIVDRRLYFVNPHYEVKFGLKPRRLLKPLSEMPYIRNFFSTSCFYILKKSSAMDSASSHTGRSVQ
- a CDS encoding sigma-70 family RNA polymerase sigma factor produces the protein MDISIYNILHKMDIEAIVKDCQNGNRDAFGTLYQIFSLPMMGVIGYYVHNKDIAQDILHDGFIVAFTSIVTLKDATKIESWLTTIMKNLSLQYLRKESEHASIQISDTDIPERLSEQNYETDLSWPQLESIIQRLPDGYRTVFRLNVLQGLSHKEIAELLGISHLTSASQLYHAKVMLRKMISQYRAEMGVTSILILTTLVIYNSLFRRNIQEDAISSAGNTLLGHTSVTESIKSDSNAIMNDNRIVASTVSSLHNHTHNKLVEEKDTIELKVDTNVVDFGNNTPSDSTAKTIVIPDNDRLIAKIRQSQLIQPADNDGWTFSLAYSGTTGQNNRSKNKVPDISSDVTDQDIEENRKVKHYVPVSVGISVGRRLSPKWSIESGLRYTYLRTDIFTENKYHHSESTNKIHYLGVPLKFNYNIFQANRLSIYGQSGIVLDIPVNGKSYTSHYNYNADSPIFDTSRLSVPLQWSVEGGIGIECQFTPSISIYAEPSINYYFRTEPEINTIRQDKPFEFTLPIGIRMTW